The Aquidulcibacter paucihalophilus genomic interval ACCTCGGGGCCGGCCTGCTGCTGGTCAATGAGATCGCGCCGCGCGTCCACAACACCGGCCACTGGACCCAGGACGGCTGCGTCTGCGACCAGTTCGAACAGCACATCCGCGCCGTCGCCGGCTGGCCGCTCGGCCCGACGACCGCCCATGCCCGGATCGAGATGACCAATCTGCTCGGCGACGATGTGAAGAAATGGGCGGCCCTGTCCGCCAAACCCGACGCCCGCCTGCACCTCTACGGCAAGGCCGAGGCCCGAAAGGGCCGCAAGATGGGCCATGTGAACCGGGTGAAGCCGCTCTAGCCCTCTTGGGGAACCTTCGCCCCGTACCGCATCCGGCTGAGCACATCCGTGACCGTCTTCAGCGGTGCGTCGAAATCCTTGCCGGCCTTCCACTTCTCGAAGGCCATGACGTTCTCGATGCGGGCGGCGACGAAGGCCTCTGCCGCCTCACGGCCGTCGAACCAGCGCAGGGTCAGGGCCGGGATCAGGATGCCCGACAGGATCGTCCGCTTGGAATAGTGGTTCCAGTCGGTGGCGTTATCCCCGGCCCAGTTCCAGAGATGGTCGGCGCTCTCCCACGCCATCTTCAGCCCCAGGTCGGCGTTGGGCGGCAGGGCGAGGAAGGCGGCGCAGCGCCGCGTGGCCTCCAGATCGGAGGCCCCGGCCTCCATCCGCGCCGAGACGGCCGCCGCGATTCGCTCGCGCATCTTCAGGGATTTCGCATCGATATCGGCCAGTGCGGCCAGCGCCCGGTCATCGTGACGCCGCGACAGCAGGGCCGCCAGGTCGCGCGCGCCGTTGGGCAGCAGCAGTTCCTCGTCGCCCTGCGACAAGCCGCAGGCCTCGCAGGCGGCCCTGACCATCCGGCTGTTCCAGCCCATACGGGGCGCGAGGCCCAGGGCGGCGTCCAGCACGGTCTGTTCCATGCGGTCGGCCCAGTCACCTTCGGGCGCGGCGTTCGACAGGTGTGGCGC includes:
- a CDS encoding COQ9 family protein, which encodes MTEAPHLSNAAPEGDWADRMEQTVLDAALGLAPRMGWNSRMVRAACEACGLSQGDEELLLPNGARDLAALLSRRHDDRALAALADIDAKSLKMRERIAAAVSARMEAGASDLEATRRCAAFLALPPNADLGLKMAWESADHLWNWAGDNATDWNHYSKRTILSGILIPALTLRWFDGREAAEAFVAARIENVMAFEKWKAGKDFDAPLKTVTDVLSRMRYGAKVPQEG